In the genome of Synchiropus splendidus isolate RoL2022-P1 chromosome 2, RoL_Sspl_1.0, whole genome shotgun sequence, the window CATAttttgtctctctttttttttggtcacagGTGAGGAGCTCCATGATCCGAGCCACCAGGATGATCTTACTCCTTATTAAAGTGTGGACCCCAAGGTCAGTAGTCATGTTTGtctattattgttgttactATTATTGTCCATGTTGCCACTTCCTAATTATGTTACTGTCCAATCTTTTGAAACATTATCCAGTTTGTGAAATTAATAAGGGGACGTTTGAGTAAAAGCCTTGATAGTGATGTCTTTCTGATAGTGGAGACTATTTGCTAGTGTAGTCTACAGGGCGTCCAGTAAGTTAGGACGTAAGAGGGAAGGTAAGAAACACAACGTCAAATATCTTTATTATGATTAGGTTTTATTCAAACTCTTTGTTCCTTTTACAAAGTCATGCTACAtctatgaaagaaaaaaaagaacagttaatattgaatttaaataaatgaaaaaatcacTAAGTCATTCTGTGTGTCCAGACTTTTTTCTCCCTCGGTAGATCAAGCATGGCTTTGTCAAAGGAAGATAGCGTTGCGCATGTACTCCAAGTTGTATTAATACTGAAGATAGTGTTTGCAGTTGTATTCTTACCTATGTATCCAGACCTAACCGACACAATGTAGTCCCATGTAGCACACACAGTTCTGGATTTGGACACAGTCACCCATCTCCAGGAATTTCTGTGAGTTCAAGTGGAAGCAGCTAGTTCTCTGTTAGCCCAGAGTGGTGTGGATAATTTGATTCTCTGTATTTGCAGCGTCGCAAGTGTGTTATCGCTCATTGGATGGATCACTAAACCCTCGTGAGCAGGAAACACTAGGGCTTATACATCGCTGCATGAACTTGAGTCTTCACTCTTGAAGCGTTCATCAACTGCCGCAGAAACAAGGCCAAATTATGCAAAGATTTTGTTCATCCTTCTCAATCACTGTCTTGTATTCATGACCAGGTCTATGAAAGAGTATCTGTATCTTGAGCCCCAAGTCACTGCGACCGCTCCAAGTGCCAGGGATGAAAGGAAGGGCAGGCCCGCGGGGGGAGGAAGGGAGAGTGTTGGAAACAGGTCAGTCCGGTCTGCCCCTCCAAGGTGGATGTCTACGCGGTGACACACCTGCCGACTGGTCTGGGAGGAGCTGTCGCTGAGTATGAGTGGCTTTTTGTGTCAGTAAACTTTGAGAAGGATCATTGGGAggcgagagacagagagggccACGGTAGACAACGAACAagacacagtgagagagagacacgCAAATCGACTTCGGTTTGGATCTGGGTTTGACCCCCACAAGACCTTCAGGATGTTTAGGAAAAAGGGAGCCAAGGACAGTACGCTCAAGTCGTCGGGCAAGGTCACAAAGTGAGTTTTAACCCCGCAGCCAGGTTTGAATGAGTGAACGTAAGCGAGGGGAGTGACACTCTATCTCTGTTCTGTCCTCCCATCCTCTCTTGTTCCCTCGGAGCCCAGATCTATGTCGCGTTCCCTCTGTTCTCCTTCGGTGTCTGCTGTGCTTTTCTCACTTGTTTGCTCTGTAAATTACAAGCCCCGATTTCATATGAAGATTTGGGAATGGTGACTGTTATGTAAGATGAAGTTTAACCTGCCGACAAGGACCTGAAGTTTGTGTTGTAAACATGGGCTTGAAGAAAGAGAGTGTGCTTTCAGGAAACAAGTGAAAGTCATGCTAATGTTGAATGGGTTTCAGCTGTTTGGTTGTAGCTTCTCAGGTGAACATGCGTGATGATTACGATTGCTGGAGGGTTTTCTCTTGCGGGAGAGGCATTTACCAGTCTTCATTTAGCCTATATATCTATCTAACATCTAAGTCTGTCCTTAGGAGGTACATATTTTAGATGACTAGACTGGTCTCCAATGAGCTGCCCAACCAAAAGACGATTTGAATCAGATGTTTCCCATCTTTGTGTGAGAAGCAGGTTCCGGGTATCTGTCTCCACATGGTGTGATAAGAGCGACTGGTCGGTTCAGCTGGGCTGGTCTGGTTTCTCTTGAGTGGGCGTTGGCCCCCAGCGGTGATGAACAAAACCATGAATCAAATGATTAAAAGCATCAGGCAACAGAGTTTAGAATAATGACTCTTTCACCAGGCACCAACTCTCCCGGAATATACTGTTTTTATGTACTCAATAAGTGGCATTGAATCTTAATGGTTAAGTTATGCAGCATTAagggtgtgtgtgaggcagcacGTGTATGAGAGCAGGTGCCACAACCCTTTTGACTGATGCGCAGGAGCCTCTTTATAGTTCTAATAATTATATAATGTTCCACATGACCACGGAAGCTATTGCTCCGCGTATCATTTGATGGTCTAAGAGTGGCATTGAAGGTTCACTGTATGAGATCTGGATTTGGTTTGTTATGACATAACATCTGAATCCACTTATTGAGCTCCAAAATTACAGATTAAAATTCACCAAGTGAAGACGAGCCAGTTCTCGACATAGATTCATGACTGGCGTTGTTTCCCTCTCTTGTCATATATTACCTGCATCACCTGTCATGAGACAGAAAAATGGGGTGTTTGCAGCTCATACCTGTCTCTCCTGCTGAGTGAGCAGTAACAGGGAAGCCATTGTCACAGAACCAGATCAGTGATGCTACATTCCTCAGCTAACCTGCCATTAGCCAGGACCCACTTCCCCATGGCAACGTGACATCAGCTGGTTTTCTGCTGTGGTGCTCACGGGTAGTTGTGGTGTGGTCAGAGAATTGTGTAGATTGTGTGTCACGCTTCTGGTTtatttttgctgctgctgctgttcataTTTACCTATAAAtggattaaaaatataaatgtcatTATCTGTCAAATGGATTGAAGCGTTGCAAAGCAAAAAATCCACTGTCAAaccaaacaaataataattacatttgcTAGTTTCTCTTTTAGTTTCATTGTTGTTCACcgtctgtactttttttttcgtctgaATGTCTTTGAagagattcttttgtttgtttttattcgattaattaatgtGTATTTGGTAAAGAAGTTATTTCTGAAGAGGAAATATGGCACCCCAAATGCCTTGACACAAGTTGACCCCAAAATTTTTGTACTCATAATGTATGATTTTTCATGCATTGTTCATGCATCGGGGCTCGAGTTTGCATCCAAAATACATGAAGGGCTCCTCAACACATGGCTTGGCATATTTAAACTATATAGTTTACTCCTGTATCTTTGTGTATAAAAGATCATGGAGCTGGTTCACGATTCATGATGAGATGGTGTCAACCAACACAGTGTACTTTTTCAGTATGTGCAGAGCTGTATTAACACAAAATGAAAGGTTTGAATGCAGGAATAGTATATCATCAAAAGTCATGTGATTAAGGAAGATTTAAAGAATGGCAGAATATGACGGCGTCATTTGAGCCGCTGTCTGTATGAGGACctgaaaaaataagaaaataaaattcaaagtgAGTGATGGTGGTGTCACTTTGTTGAGAGAGGTGCAAGCAGACCTTGTGTTTGTGATGCTGCTGTCTGAGGCGTCAGCAGGTGTAGCTGAACGTGGCTTTACAGGTGGGAGTAACAGTCACTCTGGAATGGTGATAATTCAAAGAACGTGTCGGGTGTGGTGCGGTGATGAATGAATCCTTCCGAACACTGTCCCAACACCAACTGTGCAGTAGCGAGCCCTGATGTGGAGCAAGATAATCtttgtgtttgatttaatttaatttaacttttcAAAACTCCTGAGCTGTCGACACTTTTTCTCCACTTTAGGGACCAGAACAGCCATCTGGTCACGCTGATCAGCAAGATGCAAAACGATGCCGACACCGTGGAGAAGCACATTTTGCGGTCCGAGGAGCTAATGGCTGTGGTGAGAGAATTAAAGCGCCTACAGTGGAACCCCACCTGAGATCCTCTCTTCACCTGAATCATCACTCTCTCTTTGCTTGTCCATTTCTCCCTCCCAGGATGCTGAGAATGAGAAGAATGAGAAACCTTTCCTGCATCAGACAGAGATCTCAGACAGGCTGGGCGAGGCTGAGGGCCTGCTGAAGGTGCTTTTCCTGGATGTTGACACCATCAGGAAACTTAAGCATCCTCAGGCCAAAGAGATAGAAAATGAGTGAgtccaatttatttttattctgcgTCCTAACATTTTTAAGAGATGAAACAAACATTCTGAAACAAGGCTAGCTGCAACATCTATACATGCAACAactgttgtcattttcatttgataGAGTTCTGCACAAGGCCCCAGAAATCCCAGCTTGCGCTTATGTTTCACTGAACTCAAGCAGCCACTTTTCTAGACAGGCCACGGTGCTTGCAGATCAGGTCCCAGGCAGTAGAAGATGTAGGTCCTTCACCAGAGATCCAGCTGAACATCATCTCCCAGTAACTGCTGTGGGTTTCAGTTTTTGGCATCCAAAAAAGAAATCACCCTAAGATATCAACTTCATTTCCCATTTGGACAAAgcattgcatttatttatttgtgctgTTGTACACAGCCGGTGAGCTCCAATGGCTCTGTACTATAGGTAGAAGACATTAAGAAAAGatgtgtttcatcattgttccgTCCATTTCAGTGTCAGCCACCTCCACGAACGGTGGCTGAAGGACTGCGCCTTCTACAGAGACATCTATGAGCAGATCGATGACGTCTCTTTAATGCCCATCATCGACTGGGGGCCTGTATTCAACAAAAAGCAAGTATGTGTCTCATTCAGGTGCCAAGATTTCGGGACCTTGTTTCGTCATGAAATCACCAGTAAAATGTTAGTCAAAATGCATCTCATGCTCATGGTGTGTGTCAATAGCACCAGGTGGCTTCGGAGGAGTTCGGCCCGAGCATGGCTGACCTcgagaagcaaatcgctgctCATAACATTCTGCACAAAGAGGTGGAAGGTTATAAGTCTCAGctgtgtttgagctcagctggCAGTAAGGtgaatacacagacacacaaacacaaatatttggcCACATTCACGTGACTGACAACCTGATGTTCTTCACCCTCTAGGAAAAATATACTGAGCTTAAGAAACAGTACAACAAAATGCTGGTGAGTTGAAATGTATCAGATACATTGTAATATATTTCATAATCCCAGTTGTACATAGTTGTTTTTTCCTCTCAAATTAGTAATGCATTGTTTGACATTAGAGATGCTACATCAGTAATGATAACAAAAGGTAATAACTAGGTAATAATGTGGTCATTATGACTTAATCGATGTAACTGGGATGTTCTAAAACCTTTAACCATTTGCACTATTTATTGGCTGATAATACATCATTCATCCTGGatggttatttattttagaggcattattttttattttttatttgcttttgtaaTAAATATGTTGGACAGTTAAGACACAGTGTTTTGACATGGGTCTTCTATCTCTTCAGGACAACTCCAAGTGGCGACATCACTACCTGACCAGCCTGTACGAGTACATGCACGGCTGCAACAAGGAGCTGAACTTCTTGGGTGAAGAGCAGAATAAGATCAAAAAGCAGGATTGGAGTGACCGAATGGTCGACCCACCTGATGTCCGCAGGCAGTATGAGGTGTGTTAGTGTGTACCGTGCCACTTTGGTGAAGGTCGGAAATTAATCCATGGGATTTAATCAAAACTAGAACTTCAAGAACAACAGCCTCCTGTCCCACGAGAGTGAGGTGAACAAACTCCAGGATGAAGGAGACAGACTTATCGAGCTGAAGCATCCTGCCAGTGCAACAATCCAGGTGCGTCGCTACCTTCTGCGTGACGTGTCTTCAGCACAACTCACATTTACTGAGTGCATTGTATTTACAGGCTCAAAGAGATGCCGTGAGAGGCGAGTGGCAGAAGTTCCTCAACCTCTGCATTTGTCAAGAGACACATTTGGATAATGTGGAGGAGTACAAGAAGGTTATTCTCATGAACAATTCGCCACCTGTTTCCTGGATCCTGCATCCTGATTTTGTGTCTCGTTTCAGTACCAAATGGATGCAGAGCAACTGTCAGAGAACCTGACCAAACTCAACAACAGCCTGGATCCAAAGTCTCTGAGCAAGCAGAGCAATTCAGAGACACTTTTGCAGCTCAACGTAAGTTTAGAAATCTGTCTACAATTCAGCCTTTAGGTCATTTAAAGGTAAAGTATATTTTTCTAAACAGAACTGAATGATGGGATCAGAAACATTCTTATTTGCATGATAGTAGAGAGGTCTTCTATCAATGCCTTATATTGACTTTCAACAAGAATTAAAATGAGCTTGTAAAACATTAGCTCTGATTTATAGACTAGACACACAGTAACATGTCTTAGTTCACAGTTAATGTCAGCACGACCTGCACTTTGTTCCTCTCAGGCCCAGTAtggcccctgcctctcaccctgttTGGTTGATGTTGGTTTATCACCAGATGAGGTCACTCTAATGGAGGTTTTTAGCTAAGTCGGAGAAAGTTCAAGGTTgaagaaacaagcagctgtGATGGGTTCAACGTGGTGGGCAGATCAGTGATGGTGAAGAAGAGGTTTAGAAGGTTTAGACAAGCGGTTTACCATGCATTTTCCATTTGGATAAACTATATATAAAAATCAAATCTGGATCAGGTTTGTGATTTTACATTCTTCccccagctggaggagaaatcTGTGCAGGACGCGGAGAAGCAGCTGGCCGACCTTAGAAAGCGCAGCACCAGCATTGTGCCACTGAAGCTTCGCCGTAACGCCTCCAACCGACCAATCACGGTGGAGTCTCTGTGTGACTGGGAGACCAGCAGGGTAGGAAACGCCACCCCATACTGGAATAAGACCATTTGGCTATCATTCTAATCTATTTGTTGAATTAAGGACTCCCTGTccagaggcgagaagctcaccttAAAATCCAACTCTGACACTGAGAAGTGGAACGTCGTCGCTGCTGATGGAGCTACAAAAACCTTCCCTGGGGTTTGCTTCCAGATCCCCGCGCCTGATCCTGACTCTATTGACCAGGTGGACCTGTAAGTCAAACTCAGCCCTTAAAGCCATTTTTGGTTTGCTTGGTTCAGTGACCGCATCTTTAACTTGTCCAGTTTGGGGAAAGAACTGGCTGACATCAAGAAGAGAAGAGCAACTCTGGAGGCCTCACTGAAAAATCACAAATCAGAAGCATCCCAAGCCCTTCAGTCAGGTGAGTCGCAGAGTCGGTCCAGATTAGCCTTTTAATTCAACCATTGCTTGTGGTGACACAAGACCCTCACATATGTCATTGACTGACATATAATCGGCATCAGGAATGCTGCTCCTATTATGACTGACTAATtgtaaatatactgtatattcttTTCAATGATCTGTACTTTGCTGTTTTAGCGCCTGCGTCCTCTGCTCCAATGGATCCGAAAGCAACAGCTCTTGCTCAAGAGCTAAATAATGTGGACAAGGGTCTGACCAATGCAGAAGATGACTTGCTGAGCCTCCTCAGAGCTCCTCTCAGCCGCTCCGACCCCTCAGGAGATCTTGCCAAAAGGCTGCAGGACCAAGAGGTGACAAGTCCAGGCTCACAACTTACACAAATACTAAACGCTATCTGTAGTTCCCGGATAGAAGATTGTAATGAAAAATGCCCTCATTTGGTTTATTCCAGAAAGCAGCCAAGGCACTGCAAGACCTCGAGCGACAGAGGCTTGGAACTCAGGCCGGTCTGAAGTCACTGCCCAGCGGTGCCTCGTCCTCACTGCCCCTGCAGCTGAACAGTGCCAACAATAAAGCTGACAAGCTTGCCGCCCTCTCTGATCTCTACAAAAAGAAGTAAGCAGGTTGAGGAGCACAAAGCTGGGGAGATTTTCAATCAGGAAAGCTGTGGATTGACTGTCTTCCAAACTGATCCTCAACTGGTTTTTCTCTAAAATATTTTTCCCTTGTCATCGACTTCTAGAGCTAATGCTTCCCTCAACCTGGAGAGTCAGATTAACAAGGTGGACGGTATCGTCTCTGGGTTTGAGAAGAAGCTCAGTGAAGATGGCCCGATTCTGGATGGACCGAACACACTTCAAGCCGCCACAGACGACATACGAGTAATAATATTGATTCAAAATTCCGTTTTACCCTCAAAGTGCTTTGAATAATATCTAACTATTGTTGTCCGTATTCAGAATCAGAGTCGGTCTGTGGCCGCTGCGCAAGGAGACATGAAGAAACTGAGCCAGGACTTGGAGACCACAGAGCAGCTGTGCAGCTCCCTGCAGCAGGGATATCAAGAGTACTGTCCCGACATCCAGCGCCAGAGAACTGATGTGAAGACGCTGCAGAACCGATATGAGAATGTGTCCAATCAGCTAAAAGAGAGGTGAGAACAACGGCTGctgttaaaacacaaaatatttagCCTCAACACATGTATAATCATAGAATTATATTTGTAAATCTCTTGCTAAATGTGTGTGAACAgaatctgatttttttaaatggatatTCTGTAGTATCGAAGCACATGTAATTAATGTAAACATTTCTCTAGAGAAAATTGCAAGTTCATTATCATAGTGCCAAGTTGTCTTTTCATTGCTCCTGTGATGTCAACTTTCAATCATTTACAAACATTATAATGTAAGTATAGTAAgtaatcattgtttttttctttctaagaAGTATAGTATTCCAGCTGCCTCCATCTATTATGCAGTTGTattattttcacttcatttcatagttttatttacagCGTTACTTTCGTGTTTTATTCTTTCTATTCCACcataattttatttctttttaatcatTTGATTGTTTCATATATTCGCAGTAGGTCCACCGTCACTAATTTTAAATCTAACTTGAACTGAAGACATGGAATAAGGAGAAACACTTGCACAGTTCTCAACTCTCCGTTGATTCTTCCAGAGAACTCATCCTGCAAGAGGCCGCAGCTAAAAATCAGGATTTCCAAAGTACATCCAGATCCCTCAACAACTTCCTGGACAACATGCCGAAAAGTCAGATCAATCCGAGCGACGGCCCGTCTCAAATCGCAGCTAAACAAAGCGCTCAAGAGGTGTGAATTACTCGGAACTATGAAGATGTTTGCCCCTAAAATAAAGAGTCCAATAATAATCTCTGTATATTCACATGCAGAGGGcgatggaggagctgaagcgGAAGGGAGATGACATGGACAGAGTGGCTGACCTCTCTCAAGACCTGCAGGGTCTACTTAACGTATGACTTGAATTTATCTGTTTTCTTAACACGTGAACGTCATTGTTTCTTCCATGGTTGCAGCAATATGATTCCAACATTGAAAAATTCAACTGTACCATTGAGGACAATGGGGTGACTGCTCCCAAAAGGGCTTACACACCCACACTTGCAGAGGCTGTTCAGAAGCAGGTATTTTTTTCAATCCTTTTGTTAAGAAAAATGCCAATCAGTTCCATCCAGTGCTGTTCATGGGTTACCCATTTGTATTAAAGGAAAAGGACTTGGTCAACCATTATGCCGAGACAACTGCTGAGAGTGCACAACGCCAGAAGCAGATGTCCCTGGCCAAGAATCTGATTGACCAAGTAGGTAGCGGTGATGAGGAATAAAGCACTTTATTGTATATTACACTTACATGATATGCAGCAacggaatgttttttttagataaatcagctattttgtttgttgtttttctgtggtAGAATGAAGAGAAGGTTCAcatggtggagcagcagcaagTGCAGCAGCATCAAAATGCACAGAGGAGTTCCTTAGAGCTCAACAGCCTGCTGAAAGAGCTGGATGAAGAGAAGGAAAGGATGTCTCACACAGAGAACGACTTGAGAACCTTCAGAGAGCGGATGATGTCGCTGAAGAACCGCAGAGGGGTGGAGCGCATTGAGGAAAAAGAAGTGCTGCAGTACTATCGGGACCCAAAACTGGAGAGCGATCTAAGCGAGTTCCAGAGTAAACTGCATGAAGAGTCTCTGAAGCGTAGCACCATTCAGAGTGAGGTCGAGGTCTATAAGAACAAAATCATATCCCTAGAAGATACCATCAAAAACGCCCCCCCGAAACTGGCGACTAGGGAGGTCACAGAGTTCGAGAAAGATCCACAGCTGGACATCGAGGCGGCCAAGCTGAAGGATGAAATCGCTCGAGTGAGGGATGAAATTCGGGTGAGAGATTCCGAGCATATTCAAATGAAGACAGAGGTGTCCATTCTGCAGCAGAAGAGGCCGACGATCAAAGAGAGGATTGTGAAGAAAGAAGTGGTGaaagtggagcaggacccaGAGATGCTGAAAGCGGTCCGATCTTTTGAGCTGGAAATATCGGATGAAGGCAACAAGAGCAAGCTGATCAACGACCAAATCTTCCAGACACGGAGTGAAATTAATGCCCTTGAAAGGTTGATTCCCTACATCCAGCCAAAGGTCATCACTAAGGAAGTCAAGAGTGTCGAGCAAGATCCCGAGCTCATCAATGAATCCAAGTCCCTGAAAACAAACCTGGAGACTGAGAAGGTTGAAAATGACTCCCTGTCTCGGGAAGTCATTGAGCTCCAAAGCCGCTACAGACAGGTTCAAGACATTAGACCGAAAGTTGAGGTGAAGGAAATCGTGAATGAGATTTACAGGATAGATCCAAACACGGAGATGGAAATCGTGCGTCTGCGGAAAGACATACAGGAGTCCAACAGCCAGCGCTTGAATTTGGACAGGGACTTGACAACCATCACGTCTGATCTGAATGTCATTCGTGCTCAGAAGCCAAAAGTCGAGGTCAAAGAAGTTCTCCAGGAGGTGGTTAAAGAGGAGCGAAGCCCTGAGAATGAGAGAGAGATCCAGAGGCTCAATGATCAGTTGTACCGCCTTAACAGTTCGTACAACTCCCTCAATGAGCAGGTGAGGGTTCTCAGAAATGACAGGGATCAGTGGAAAGCAGAGAAGTCCAAGATCGAAACCAAAGTCATTACAAAAGAGGTCGTCAAGTACGAGCCGGATCCTCTTTTGGAGAAAGAAGCAGAGCGTTTGAGAAGAAATGTGCGGGAGGAGGCCCAGTTGAGGCGCAGCCACGAAGAGATGTTGTTTGACCTGAAAAATAAGTACATTCTTTTGGAGCGACAGAAACCAGAGGAGAAGGTGGTGGTGCAGGAGGTGGTGCGGCTCCAGAAAGACCCGCGGCAGATTGCCGATCACGAGCGGCTCAGTAGAAGTCTCGATGAAGAAGTCAAGACCCGACGTCAGTTTGAGCTGGAGTTGCAGCAGCTCAGAACAAAAGTGGAAGACAAGCAGAGGGTTATTAAGGAGAATGAGGAGCACCAGAGGCTGATTCAAGCACAGTCTGAACTCCGAGAGATCAGGATGCGCATCACTCAGCTGGAAAACGCTCCACCTCCAGTGGAGGAGAGCATCGTTGTGGAGGAGGTGTTGAAGGTCGAGAGGGATCCAAAGCTGGAGAGAAAGACCATCGGCCTTCGATCGGAAATGGACAAGGAAACCAATGATATCCTGCGTATCCAGAGAGAAATACGTAACATCACTGCCAAGCTTGAAATACTGCAGAGAGAGAAGTCAAATGAACGGACAGTGTATAAGGAGATCGTCCGTGTAGAGAAGGACCAGGCTGTGGAGTCAGCGAGGGATCGTCTGAGAGAAGAGGTGTCTCAACAGAGATTCTCCCGACAGGATGTGGAGGATGAAATAAGACGCATCAAAGACCGAACAAATCAACTTGTCAACTCCAAGTCCAGCACTTCAAGggaagagacgtctctcgtctCCAACAGAGATGCTTTGCTGAGAGAAAAGGACAACCTGACTCGAGAGCTCAGGACCCTGGAGACCAAGAGGCAAGACATCAATATATCCTTCCAACAGCAGAGTCGGCTGATCAGCGAGAGATCTCAAATGAGCAGGCAGAGAAGCATGAAGATGGAGTCTGATGTGCAGCGCCTGGAGAGAGAGATCctggaggagaaagacaggATTCACCAGAGAGACAGCACTATTCGAGACCTCATTTTGAACTTGCAGAAggaggagcaggcggagacaagAACCAAGGAGACCAACGTCTCCACCAAAATCACCATCCTGGATCCAGAAACTGGAAGAGACATGTCTCCGTATGACGCCTACCTGCAGGGTCTGATTGACCGCCAGCAGTACATTCATCTCCAGGAGCTTGAATGTGACTGGGAGGAGATCACTACCATGGGGCCTGATGGTGAGACCTCTGTCTTGCAGGATCGCAAGAGTGGCAAACAGTACTCCATCAAGGACGCGTTGAAGACAGGCAGAGTCAAAGAAAGCGATTATCAGACTTACAAATCTGGCAAAATGCCCATTTCCGAGTTTGCTCTGTTGGTAGCGGGTGAGAAGAATAAGGCGCCTGAATTCAACTCCATCAAACCAAAGACCTCATCAACAGTTAAATCCGCCCCCTCTGTGAATTCCACAGGGTCACAAATCCAGCCAGTCGCCGGGGTCATTGATACAAACACTGACACGTGTTACCCAATTCGCAGCGCCACCATGCGTAAACTGATCGATCCCACCACTGCCCAGAGGCTTTTGGAGGCCCAGGCTGCCACTGGGGGCATCATTGACATCAGCACGAGGGAAAGATACCCTGTGAACAAGGCCGCAACCAGAGGTCTCATTGAAGATAGTCAGCTCCAACGTCTACACAACGCTCAGAAGGCCTTCTCCGGAGTTGAAGACCCCGTGACCAGAGAGTGTTTGTCCGTGGGTGAAGCTGTTCAGAAAGGCTGGATGCCAAAG includes:
- the LOC128754956 gene encoding envoplakin-like; this encodes MFRKKGAKDSTLKSSGKVTKDQNSHLVTLISKMQNDADTVEKHILRSEELMAVDAENEKNEKPFLHQTEISDRLGEAEGLLKVLFLDVDTIRKLKHPQAKEIENDVSHLHERWLKDCAFYRDIYEQIDDVSLMPIIDWGPVFNKKQHQVASEEFGPSMADLEKQIAAHNILHKEVEGYKSQLCLSSAGSKEKYTELKKQYNKMLDNSKWRHHYLTSLYEYMHGCNKELNFLGEEQNKIKKQDWSDRMVDPPDVRRQYENFKNNSLLSHESEVNKLQDEGDRLIELKHPASATIQAQRDAVRGEWQKFLNLCICQETHLDNVEEYKKYQMDAEQLSENLTKLNNSLDPKSLSKQSNSETLLQLNLEEKSVQDAEKQLADLRKRSTSIVPLKLRRNASNRPITVESLCDWETSRDSLSRGEKLTLKSNSDTEKWNVVAADGATKTFPGVCFQIPAPDPDSIDQVDLLGKELADIKKRRATLEASLKNHKSEASQALQSAPASSAPMDPKATALAQELNNVDKGLTNAEDDLLSLLRAPLSRSDPSGDLAKRLQDQEKAAKALQDLERQRLGTQAGLKSLPSGASSSLPLQLNSANNKADKLAALSDLYKKKANASLNLESQINKVDGIVSGFEKKLSEDGPILDGPNTLQAATDDIRNQSRSVAAAQGDMKKLSQDLETTEQLCSSLQQGYQEYCPDIQRQRTDVKTLQNRYENVSNQLKERELILQEAAAKNQDFQSTSRSLNNFLDNMPKSQINPSDGPSQIAAKQSAQERAMEELKRKGDDMDRVADLSQDLQGLLNQYDSNIEKFNCTIEDNGVTAPKRAYTPTLAEAVQKQEKDLVNHYAETTAESAQRQKQMSLAKNLIDQNEEKVHMVEQQQVQQHQNAQRSSLELNSLLKELDEEKERMSHTENDLRTFRERMMSLKNRRGVERIEEKEVLQYYRDPKLESDLSEFQSKLHEESLKRSTIQSEVEVYKNKIISLEDTIKNAPPKLATREVTEFEKDPQLDIEAAKLKDEIARVRDEIRVRDSEHIQMKTEVSILQQKRPTIKERIVKKEVVKVEQDPEMLKAVRSFELEISDEGNKSKLINDQIFQTRSEINALERLIPYIQPKVITKEVKSVEQDPELINESKSLKTNLETEKVENDSLSREVIELQSRYRQVQDIRPKVEVKEIVNEIYRIDPNTEMEIVRLRKDIQESNSQRLNLDRDLTTITSDLNVIRAQKPKVEVKEVLQEVVKEERSPENEREIQRLNDQLYRLNSSYNSLNEQVRVLRNDRDQWKAEKSKIETKVITKEVVKYEPDPLLEKEAERLRRNVREEAQLRRSHEEMLFDLKNKYILLERQKPEEKVVVQEVVRLQKDPRQIADHERLSRSLDEEVKTRRQFELELQQLRTKVEDKQRVIKENEEHQRLIQAQSELREIRMRITQLENAPPPVEESIVVEEVLKVERDPKLERKTIGLRSEMDKETNDILRIQREIRNITAKLEILQREKSNERTVYKEIVRVEKDQAVESARDRLREEVSQQRFSRQDVEDEIRRIKDRTNQLVNSKSSTSREETSLVSNRDALLREKDNLTRELRTLETKRQDINISFQQQSRLISERSQMSRQRSMKMESDVQRLEREILEEKDRIHQRDSTIRDLILNLQKEEQAETRTKETNVSTKITILDPETGRDMSPYDAYLQGLIDRQQYIHLQELECDWEEITTMGPDGETSVLQDRKSGKQYSIKDALKTGRVKESDYQTYKSGKMPISEFALLVAGEKNKAPEFNSIKPKTSSTVKSAPSVNSTGSQIQPVAGVIDTNTDTCYPIRSATMRKLIDPTTAQRLLEAQAATGGIIDISTRERYPVNKAATRGLIEDSQLQRLHNAQKAFSGVEDPVTRECLSVGEAVQKGWMPKETGTRYMEAQHLTGGLVNPKTGARVGIMDALASKMIDSTMVRELQSERSYTKDIVDPLTKEKINYKQALDRCKRDPMSGLPMLPASSKDSGYNSTYTSRYARF